The genomic region ctcctatactcaaatcctcttacgataaaggcgaaCATATCATTAGCTTACATGTAACCATTGGTTAAATGTGGTCTGCTCACCTACTTGGCaggaatagtttagtttagagatacagcactgaaacaggcccttcggcccaccgagtctgtgccgaccatcaaccacccatttatactaatcctacactaattccatattcctaccatattccccacctgtccctgtatttccctaccacctacctatactagggacaattttataatggccaatttacctatcaacctgcaagtctttggcatgtgggaggaaaccggagcacccggaggaaacccacgcagacacagggagaacttgcaaactccacacaggcagtacccagaattgaacccgggtcgctggagctgtgaggctgcggtgctaaccactgcgccactgtgccgcccttttttttaatggaaaaatcaAACTTTATTTCAATGAACATGTGCCTCAAGGACATATAAAAATTCACAAACCTCAAGGACCAGAAAAATACTctcccctcacttccctccccaccacctccctccgcaaGATAGCCAATATGTGGAACTCCCAGAGAACATAGttgatttgaaataaaaacagaaaatgctggaagtactcagcaggtctgacagcatatgTGGAAAGAGGATTAAAGCTAGGTTTCAAaatgataacctttcatcagaatggaaaAAAGCTAATTTGGGACTGACTGGCACCTTTACAAAGCTGAGATATTAATTGTTAAGAAGGAGTGTTTCAAAGATAATTAACATCACAGCTTGATTCAGCGCCCCCAAAGAGAGGTATGGAAAGAAAATTAGTATTTAAGGTAGTGTGGGATGGACATCCATGGACTCCTGATAATGTGCACTTTGAGCTAAAGTGTCTTTTTTTTTGCTCTGAATCTTTTGGGCCTTTTCAAGTCATTTAGAAATTGTACAGTTAAAATCTGTTTAAGCATTCTGGTCACAAAGAACCTGTTTTATTACAAAAATTGCTGCACTAACTAGTATTATACAAAATGCATTTATCATGTACACTGGTACAAAAGTATCTGAATCTGTTTTACTGAGTACATCTTCCCATCCAATCATAATGCTGCCTTCATAATATCTGACATGAACGAACTAAGTCCCATTCAATCCAAGCACTAATGCATCGAGAAAGGAAAAACACATTTGCTTCTTCCCCAGTTTTCTTTTCAGGTCCATTTCAGTGGAGGAAACAAATTATGTATTCCTCTTAAGCATTCAAGAATAATTTCTCAGGCTGCAAAAAGTTAGCCACATTGTTCGTTTCCTGAAAAAAGGAAGCAGTATAGTTCCAAATAGAACATGGTGGATCTAGCTACGTGGGCAGATGATCTTCACATCGAATAGATCGGTATTTGGACATTTCTTCAGGAAACACTTTGCTCAGTTCATGAATCAGAAGTCCTTTGAATTTCTTCAATGTGTCAATTTTTCCTTTGACTTGCTCGTTCTTGGCTAAGGCTCTCTCCAAGCATTCTTTGGTGTAAAGTTGAGGATTGCAGCCTTGATCAATGTACTCAAATACTTCCAATGGTACATTAATATCATGCAGCTGTTGTCGGCATTTGTCAACATCTTGCAGCCCCGTAATCATGGAATTGAGTTTCTGGTTCAGACCCGCCTGGCTACTGAGCTGGAAGTCACTGACGATGATGCCAAGCTGCCGAATGTTCTCAATGAATTTCTCAAGATGTTCTTCCAGATTGTCGAACGTTTCCGCCATAGCGAATGGCAAATGCATGAAGAAATCTCAGAGAGAAAGGAGGAATGTGGTCAGTTAACTAGCTCATTGGATTTACCTCACTGACCCCAGGACTATAGTTAGATATATTATGTCATTGTAAACACATAGTTTTCTTTAAGCAAAATAATATCAATGTTACTGATAGGTGAAAATCTCACTTCCTActctgtggaaatatgatgttgtggttataacagagacctggctcaaagaagggcaggactgggtgttaaatattccttgatacaggtattcaggaaagataggaaagggaaaaaaaggggaggggtgtcagtattgattaaggagagcattacagtgctggagaaaaagaatgtcccagaggggtcgaggacagaatctatttgctagagctaaggaacaaaaaaggcgcagttacattgcttggtgttgtctataggccaccagctagtgggaaggacatggaggaacaaatttgcaaggaaattacaaagaggtgcaaaacttataaggtagttataatgggggactttaattatccccaaacatagactgggataatagtagcgtaaagggcagtgaggggcaagagtttctagaatgcgttcaggaaaattttctgcaatagtatgttgctcgtccaatgagaaaggaggcattgctagacctggttcttgggaatgacatGAGTcacgtggatcaagtatcagtaggagatcattgaggagatagtgatcaatgtatcataaggtttaggctgactatggaaaaggacaaagagcaatccagggtaagaataattaactggggaaagctaacttcaatggggtaagaatggagttggggcaaataaattggagtcaaaagctggcaggaaaaccaggagatgaacaatgggttaccttcaatgaagtttgggcacagtcaaaatatgtttcctcgaaggggaaatggaaggggaagtgaaaaagcaaataagagaagcaaagagagagcatgaaaagagactggcagctagcattaaaagaaatcgcaaagctttctataggcatataagtagtaacaggatggtaaaaggaggagtggggccgtttagagaccagaaaggggatttactcatggaggcagagggcatagcttaggtattaaatgaatactttacacctgtctttatcaaggaaggagatgcaaaccaggcaatgttgaaagagaaggtaagtcagacactagagaggtttaaaattgataaagaggaagtattagatagcctatctgtacttaaagtggataaaacgccagtgccggatgagatgcatccaaggatactgagggaagtgagggtggaaattgtggaagcactggtcataatttttcagtctgccTTAGaatcagggatggtgccagaggactggagaattgcaaacgttcaagaaagggtgtaaagataagcccagcaactacaggccagtcagtttaacttcggtggtgggaaaacttctggaaaaaataatgcgggacaaaatcaatagtcacatggacaaatgcgagttaattaaggaaagccagcatgaatttcttcagggaaaatcatgtttaactaacttgctgaagtcttttaaggaggtaacagagagggttgatgagggcaatgctgttgatgtggtgtacatggactttcaaaaggcatttgatacagtgccacacaacagacttgtgagcaaacttgttgctcatggaataaaagggacggtagcaacatggatacaaaattggctgagtgacaggaaacgaagagtagtggttaatggatgtttt from Heterodontus francisci isolate sHetFra1 chromosome 1, sHetFra1.hap1, whole genome shotgun sequence harbors:
- the LOC137381082 gene encoding mediator of RNA polymerase II transcription subunit 10-like gives rise to the protein MAETFDNLEEHLEKFIENIRQLGIIVSDFQLSSQAGLNQKLNSMITGLQDVDKCRQQLHDINVPLEVFEYIDQGCNPQLYTKECLERALAKNEQVKGKIDTLKKFKGLLIHELSKVFPEEMSKYRSIRCEDHLPT